The proteins below are encoded in one region of Shinella zoogloeoides:
- a CDS encoding heavy metal translocating P-type ATPase — protein sequence MTTEPATKIKYRIGGMDCASCVSKIENAVSRLPGVEEVGVSLASASMTVRPGPDFAKGAVERQVKALGYAITADDDAAGSPGETGASHADLGEGPWWKTKKAILTATTGAALALTYIAHLIFPAVPQWIFVPALAVGLIPVARRAVVAATTGTPFSIEMLMTIAAVGALFIGAAEEAVAVVFLFLAGELLEGVAASRARTSIRGLADLVPKTAIVETNGTMEEVPADTLALGAIILVRPGDRIAADGTIVDGSSAINEAPVTGESVPKQKTIGDAVFAGTINTDAVLRIKVTAVAGDNTIARVIRLVEEAQDSKAPTQRFIDTFSTYYTPAVLVVAALVAILPPLIMGGIWSEWIYKGLAILLIGCPCALVISTPAAIAAGLSAGARRGLLIKGGAVIETLRKVALVALDKTGTLTEGKPKVTDIVPVGRPEGKILSMAAALESGSSHPLAVAILERAKADKVPVPPAFGSKAIAGKGVSGSIGGEEVMLLSPKSALAHAPMDQTLLDRIDALNGEGKTVSVLVTGRTVAGLIAMRDEPRDDAIAGLRMLKDDGIDTLMLTGDNERTARAIGSGLGIEVRAGLMPKDKQTIVRERQAQGLVVAKVGDGINDAPALAAADIGIAMGGGTDIALETADAAILHGRVADIANMVALSRATMGNIWQNITVALSLKAVFLVTTIIGVTGLWPAILADTGATVLVTMNAMRLLAWKGQNTD from the coding sequence ATGACGACGGAACCGGCAACCAAGATCAAGTACCGCATTGGCGGAATGGACTGCGCGAGCTGCGTCTCGAAGATCGAGAACGCGGTCAGCCGGCTTCCCGGCGTCGAGGAAGTGGGCGTGTCGCTCGCCTCGGCCTCGATGACCGTCCGCCCCGGTCCCGATTTCGCCAAGGGTGCCGTCGAGCGGCAAGTGAAGGCGCTCGGCTATGCCATTACGGCGGACGACGATGCAGCCGGTTCTCCGGGCGAAACTGGCGCGTCCCACGCCGATCTCGGCGAGGGCCCCTGGTGGAAGACCAAAAAGGCGATACTGACGGCGACGACGGGGGCCGCGCTCGCGCTCACCTATATCGCGCACCTGATCTTCCCCGCCGTGCCGCAATGGATTTTCGTGCCGGCGCTGGCCGTCGGCCTCATCCCCGTTGCCCGACGGGCCGTCGTCGCCGCGACGACCGGCACGCCGTTCTCGATCGAGATGCTGATGACCATCGCCGCCGTCGGCGCCCTGTTCATCGGCGCTGCGGAAGAGGCCGTGGCGGTCGTCTTCCTCTTCCTCGCCGGCGAGCTCCTGGAAGGCGTCGCCGCAAGCCGCGCCCGCACCAGCATCCGCGGCCTTGCCGATCTCGTTCCGAAGACGGCGATCGTCGAGACGAACGGGACGATGGAGGAGGTGCCGGCCGACACCCTGGCGCTCGGCGCGATCATCCTCGTTCGCCCCGGCGACCGGATCGCCGCGGACGGGACCATCGTCGATGGCAGTTCCGCGATCAACGAAGCCCCGGTCACGGGGGAAAGCGTGCCGAAGCAGAAGACGATCGGCGACGCCGTCTTTGCCGGCACGATCAACACCGATGCGGTGCTGCGCATCAAGGTGACGGCCGTCGCCGGCGACAACACGATCGCGCGCGTCATCCGCCTTGTCGAGGAGGCCCAGGACAGCAAGGCGCCGACCCAGCGCTTCATCGATACATTCTCGACCTACTATACGCCAGCCGTGCTCGTCGTCGCGGCACTCGTCGCCATCCTGCCGCCGCTCATCATGGGCGGCATCTGGTCGGAATGGATCTACAAGGGCCTCGCCATTCTTCTGATCGGCTGCCCCTGCGCACTGGTCATCTCCACGCCTGCCGCCATCGCCGCCGGACTTTCGGCCGGTGCGCGCCGCGGCCTGCTCATCAAGGGCGGTGCTGTGATCGAGACGCTGCGTAAGGTCGCGCTCGTCGCTCTCGACAAGACCGGGACGCTCACCGAAGGCAAACCGAAGGTGACGGACATCGTCCCCGTCGGACGGCCGGAAGGCAAGATCCTGTCCATGGCCGCGGCCCTCGAAAGCGGCTCCAGCCATCCGCTTGCCGTAGCAATCCTCGAGCGCGCGAAGGCAGACAAGGTCCCCGTGCCGCCGGCCTTCGGTTCGAAGGCCATCGCAGGCAAGGGCGTCAGCGGCTCCATCGGCGGCGAAGAGGTCATGCTGCTCTCGCCGAAGAGCGCGCTCGCCCACGCACCGATGGATCAAACGCTTCTCGACCGGATCGACGCGCTGAACGGCGAAGGCAAGACGGTCTCGGTTCTTGTTACCGGGCGGACCGTCGCCGGCCTGATCGCCATGCGCGACGAGCCGCGCGACGACGCGATTGCCGGTCTCAGGATGCTGAAGGACGACGGTATCGACACGCTGATGCTGACGGGCGACAACGAGCGCACGGCGCGCGCGATCGGCTCCGGGCTTGGCATCGAGGTGCGCGCCGGCCTGATGCCCAAGGACAAGCAGACGATCGTGCGCGAGCGCCAGGCACAGGGTCTTGTCGTCGCAAAGGTGGGCGACGGGATCAACGATGCCCCGGCGCTTGCCGCCGCCGATATCGGCATCGCCATGGGCGGCGGCACGGATATCGCGCTCGAAACCGCTGACGCCGCCATCCTGCACGGGCGCGTGGCCGACATCGCCAACATGGTCGCCCTGTCGCGCGCGACCATGGGCAACATCTGGCAGAACATCACCGTGGCGCTCAGCCTGAAGGCCGTCTTCCTGGTGACGACGATCATCGGCGTCACCGGTCTCTGGCCCGCCATCCTCGCCGATACCGGAGCCACCGTGCTCGTCACAATGAACGCCATGCGCCTGCTCGCATGGAAAGGCCAAAACACCGACTGA
- a CDS encoding ZIP family metal transporter: MTDETASSQAASPSRHAALLWTVIPFLVLAAAIAWLFGTNPLRSFENGAPPVENLTYERTTLDGGGVRLLVRAGGSEPLKIAQVQVDAAYWQFTLDPPGPLPRGQSAWISIPFPWVLGEAHRVTVVTSTGATFEHEIPVAVPTPEVTSNGLWSQAILGAFVGILPVAIGLMFYPALRGAGPSAMRFLLAVTVGLLAFLLVDAVAEAFELAGASAPVFQGGAMVVFAAAASFLLLMAVSRRGGRPSGVALATYIAIGIGLHNMGEGLAIGGAFAAGSAGLGTFLVMGFTLHNITEGIGIAAPLLKIRPTFRQFVLLTLIAGGPAVLGMWIGSLAYAPHWSALALAIGAGAILQVIIEVTLFMLRNDNGRMETLFSKEVIGGLALGITVMYVTAMLVKI; this comes from the coding sequence GCCATTGCCTGGCTCTTCGGTACCAATCCGCTCCGAAGCTTCGAAAACGGCGCGCCGCCGGTCGAGAACCTCACCTATGAGCGCACAACGCTCGACGGCGGCGGGGTACGGCTTCTTGTACGCGCCGGCGGCTCGGAGCCGCTGAAGATCGCACAGGTCCAGGTCGATGCCGCCTATTGGCAATTCACGCTCGACCCGCCCGGCCCGCTTCCCCGCGGGCAGTCGGCCTGGATTTCCATTCCCTTTCCCTGGGTTCTCGGCGAGGCGCACCGTGTCACCGTCGTCACCAGCACCGGCGCAACCTTCGAACACGAGATCCCGGTTGCGGTTCCCACGCCGGAAGTGACCTCGAACGGTCTATGGTCGCAAGCTATCCTCGGCGCCTTCGTCGGCATCCTGCCCGTCGCCATCGGCCTGATGTTCTATCCGGCGCTACGCGGCGCGGGACCGAGCGCCATGCGGTTCCTGCTCGCGGTGACAGTCGGCCTCCTCGCGTTCCTCTTGGTGGACGCCGTCGCGGAGGCCTTCGAGCTTGCCGGCGCATCTGCACCCGTCTTCCAGGGTGGCGCAATGGTGGTCTTTGCCGCCGCCGCGTCCTTCCTGTTGCTAATGGCCGTCTCGCGGCGGGGCGGACGACCGAGCGGCGTGGCGCTCGCCACCTACATCGCAATCGGCATAGGCCTGCACAACATGGGCGAAGGTCTTGCCATCGGAGGCGCCTTCGCGGCTGGTTCCGCAGGTCTCGGCACCTTCCTCGTCATGGGCTTCACGCTGCACAACATCACTGAAGGCATCGGCATCGCCGCACCGCTTCTCAAGATCCGGCCAACCTTCCGCCAGTTCGTGCTGCTGACGCTGATCGCCGGCGGCCCGGCCGTGCTCGGCATGTGGATCGGCAGCCTGGCCTATGCCCCGCACTGGTCGGCGCTTGCCCTGGCGATCGGCGCCGGCGCCATTCTTCAGGTCATCATCGAGGTGACGCTGTTCATGCTCCGAAATGACAATGGCAGAATGGAAACCCTGTTCTCGAAGGAGGTCATCGGCGGTCTCGCCCTCGGCATCACGGTCATGTACGTGACGGCAATGCTGGTAAAGATTTGA
- a CDS encoding SCO family protein, with translation MNTSSKWPVLRTIRWVSWALVALVVAILVLAWAQKAFLTPAEAKPYATPFELTDQNGKTVTEQTLLGKPSAWFFGFTHCPDVCPTALAEMAQVLTELGPDADKLTVVFVSVDPARDTPALLKDYVAYFDERIVALTGDEQQLHQMTKARYIYYKKVGDGDSYEMDHTAGVQLVHADGRFFGTLDSHEAADVRLRKVRRLIGG, from the coding sequence ATGAACACCAGCAGTAAGTGGCCTGTCTTGCGGACGATCCGCTGGGTAAGCTGGGCGCTCGTCGCCCTCGTCGTCGCGATCCTCGTCCTTGCCTGGGCGCAGAAGGCGTTTCTGACACCGGCCGAGGCCAAGCCCTACGCGACGCCGTTCGAACTGACCGACCAGAACGGGAAGACCGTCACCGAGCAGACCTTGCTCGGCAAGCCGTCCGCCTGGTTCTTCGGCTTCACCCATTGCCCCGACGTCTGCCCGACAGCGCTCGCCGAAATGGCCCAGGTCCTCACGGAACTGGGGCCGGACGCGGACAAGCTGACGGTCGTCTTCGTCAGCGTCGATCCGGCGCGCGACACGCCGGCGCTGCTGAAGGATTACGTCGCCTATTTCGACGAGCGCATCGTGGCGCTCACTGGAGACGAACAACAGCTCCACCAGATGACCAAGGCTCGATACATCTACTACAAGAAGGTCGGCGACGGCGATTCCTACGAAATGGATCACACTGCAGGCGTACAACTCGTACACGCTGATGGCCGCTTCTTCGGCACTCTCGACAGCCATGAAGCGGCTGATGTCAGGCTGCGGAAGGTCCGTCGGCTGATCGGCGGATGA
- a CDS encoding copper chaperone PCu(A)C: MRNLIASLLFLLPTATLAHEFKAGSLLIDHPKVIETPPGAKVAAGYLTVVNEGEADDRLVAIESTAIARIEMHSSQIVDGIASMKPMENGLALPAGKTVGLGEDGTHAMFMDLTRQIKEGEKIEAVLVFEKAGRVPVVFNVEKRSAQKNERHEHQQ, encoded by the coding sequence ATGCGCAATCTGATCGCAAGCCTTCTCTTCCTGCTGCCCACCGCCACTCTTGCCCACGAGTTCAAGGCCGGCAGCCTCCTGATCGATCATCCCAAGGTGATCGAAACACCGCCCGGCGCCAAGGTCGCGGCCGGCTATCTGACCGTCGTCAACGAAGGCGAAGCGGACGACCGCCTCGTCGCCATCGAGAGCACGGCCATTGCGCGCATCGAGATGCATTCGTCGCAGATCGTCGACGGGATCGCCAGCATGAAGCCGATGGAGAATGGGCTGGCGCTTCCCGCCGGTAAGACCGTCGGTCTCGGCGAGGACGGCACGCACGCCATGTTCATGGATCTGACCAGGCAGATCAAGGAAGGCGAGAAGATTGAGGCTGTCCTCGTCTTCGAGAAGGCGGGCCGCGTCCCGGTCGTCTTCAACGTCGAAAAGCGCTCGGCGCAGAAGAACGAACGTCATGAACACCAGCAGTAA